From Marinobacterium sp. LSUCC0821, a single genomic window includes:
- a CDS encoding DUF1853 family protein — protein sequence MKLDKSARPPFDSHYTQAQTTAELSWLASAPLIYSSNPSASLVSVNRPKTSYFGTPLKQLHRLGIHFEELYRIYLENTPEVTDIYDHIQINETGKTLGEADFLLSQNGELTHLEIAIKFYLKTTDTGSLFDYHGPSLSDTLGRKVSHLVDHQLELFNQPAAIVKLQSLGIALSPDTPINKLGLIYGWLFYHISELNSPHHQALSPNAQRGAWCETSEFESFISTLPQSCRFLVPHRSEWLIPASRQRAISYSTSEILAMLDDRMKPTQIWAVMGEGVSRQMLQRIFVVSADWRTKAMC from the coding sequence ATGAAATTAGACAAAAGCGCGAGACCGCCATTCGATTCGCACTACACACAAGCACAAACGACTGCTGAGCTGAGCTGGCTTGCCAGCGCACCTCTAATCTATAGCTCGAATCCAAGCGCTAGTCTTGTGTCAGTTAATCGTCCTAAAACCTCATACTTTGGCACCCCATTAAAGCAGTTGCACCGCCTAGGGATTCATTTCGAAGAGCTGTATAGAATTTACTTAGAAAACACACCTGAAGTGACTGATATATATGATCATATACAGATAAATGAGACCGGAAAAACCCTCGGTGAAGCGGACTTTTTACTGAGTCAAAATGGCGAATTAACCCACTTAGAGATCGCCATAAAGTTCTATTTAAAGACAACTGATACTGGGAGCCTGTTTGATTATCATGGCCCTTCGCTAAGCGATACCTTAGGTCGTAAGGTATCCCATCTAGTCGACCACCAACTCGAATTGTTCAACCAACCAGCAGCCATCGTCAAGCTCCAGAGCTTAGGGATAGCTTTAAGTCCCGACACACCAATAAACAAACTAGGGTTAATCTATGGCTGGCTCTTCTACCATATCAGTGAGTTGAACAGCCCGCATCACCAGGCGTTAAGCCCTAACGCCCAACGAGGAGCCTGGTGTGAAACTTCAGAATTTGAGTCTTTTATCAGCACCCTACCCCAAAGTTGTCGATTTTTAGTACCGCACCGTTCAGAGTGGTTGATACCGGCAAGCAGGCAACGAGCCATCAGTTACAGCACTTCTGAGATCCTTGCGATGCTGGATGATAGGATGAAGCCAACGCAAATATGGGCAGTAATGGGTGAAGGTGTTTCAAGACAAATGCTACAGCGGATCTTTGTGGTATCGGCTGATTGGCGCACAAAAGCTATGTGTTAG
- the uvrC gene encoding excinuclease ABC subunit UvrC has protein sequence MYDSKGELLYVGKARNLKNRVSSYFRSNGLSIKTQALVAKIASVEITTTGSETEALLLEQNLIKSNRPPYNILLRDDKSYPYILITTGDEFPAVRYQRGKRTGKGELFGPFPSGGAVRESLNLLQKLFMVRQCDDSFFRNRSRPCLQHQIKRCSAPCVGLVKPDDYSRDVRHTMMFLQGRNPSVMKELADAMEDAASKLEFEKAAELRDQLARLQHVQEQQFVTGQQGDADVFGCAQQPGGVCVHALFVRQGRVIGSKVFHPRISIEESPAEVLTAFIAQFYLGGGREIPSSIITSEALDDADVIQDALSEVRGAKVSISHSVRGDRAGWQRLAQMNAEQNLQAQLANKQNIYNRFLALQEALSLDDIPQRMECFDISHSSGEATVASCVVFDRNGPLKRDYRKFNIDGITGGDDYAAMHQALERRFGKAKSSDAILPDLLIIDGGKGQVTQAVDVLEELGIHEVRVIGIAKGPTRKAGFEILIDAETGEEKILQSDSLALHLLQHIRDESHRFAITGHRARRDKARKQSILEGIDGVGPKRRRELLKHFGSARAVESASIEEIAKVSTISHNLAQEIYRALHPE, from the coding sequence ATGTATGACAGCAAAGGGGAGCTTCTATATGTTGGCAAGGCTAGAAACCTCAAAAATCGAGTCAGTAGTTATTTTCGATCTAACGGTCTGAGTATCAAAACCCAGGCGCTGGTTGCAAAAATTGCATCTGTTGAGATAACCACCACAGGGTCCGAAACCGAAGCGCTTCTGCTAGAACAGAACCTTATTAAGAGCAATCGTCCTCCCTACAATATATTGTTGCGTGACGATAAGTCGTACCCCTATATCTTGATTACAACAGGTGATGAATTTCCTGCTGTTCGATATCAGCGTGGTAAAAGAACCGGTAAGGGTGAGCTGTTTGGGCCTTTCCCTAGTGGCGGTGCTGTGCGTGAGTCACTGAATCTACTCCAGAAACTTTTTATGGTTCGCCAGTGTGACGATAGTTTTTTTAGGAATCGCTCTCGTCCCTGTCTTCAACATCAAATAAAACGCTGCAGCGCCCCCTGTGTAGGCCTCGTTAAGCCTGACGACTACTCCCGTGATGTACGCCATACCATGATGTTCCTACAAGGACGCAACCCATCGGTGATGAAAGAGCTTGCTGATGCTATGGAAGATGCAGCAAGTAAATTGGAGTTTGAGAAGGCTGCAGAGCTTCGTGATCAATTGGCTCGTCTTCAGCATGTTCAAGAGCAGCAGTTTGTTACTGGCCAGCAGGGTGATGCAGATGTTTTCGGATGTGCACAACAACCCGGCGGGGTCTGTGTACATGCCCTATTTGTTCGTCAGGGACGTGTGATTGGTTCAAAAGTGTTTCATCCTAGAATTTCGATTGAAGAGTCGCCAGCAGAGGTTCTCACGGCCTTTATCGCACAGTTCTACTTAGGCGGTGGTCGTGAGATTCCGTCGAGCATTATTACTTCAGAGGCGCTTGATGATGCTGATGTGATTCAAGATGCGCTCTCTGAAGTGCGTGGCGCTAAAGTTAGCATCTCACACTCGGTACGAGGCGATCGGGCAGGGTGGCAGCGTCTTGCTCAGATGAATGCAGAGCAGAACCTCCAAGCGCAGTTGGCGAACAAGCAGAATATCTACAATCGCTTCCTAGCGTTGCAAGAGGCGTTATCTTTAGATGATATACCACAGCGCATGGAGTGCTTTGATATCAGTCACTCAAGCGGTGAAGCAACGGTCGCCTCCTGTGTGGTGTTTGATCGTAATGGCCCTCTGAAGCGTGATTATCGTAAATTTAATATTGATGGAATCACGGGCGGGGATGACTACGCCGCCATGCATCAAGCGCTGGAGCGACGTTTTGGTAAAGCGAAGTCTAGCGATGCTATTTTACCAGATCTATTAATCATAGATGGTGGTAAGGGGCAGGTCACGCAAGCGGTTGATGTGCTAGAAGAACTCGGTATTCATGAGGTACGTGTAATCGGGATTGCAAAAGGACCCACCCGTAAAGCTGGCTTCGAGATTCTAATTGATGCTGAGACTGGTGAAGAGAAGATACTTCAATCAGACTCTTTAGCTCTTCATCTCTTGCAGCATATTCGTGATGAGTCGCACCGCTTTGCTATCACGGGGCATCGCGCTCGGCGTGACAAAGCGAGAAAACAGTCTATCCTAGAAGGCATAGATGGCGTTGGCCCTAAACGCCGTCGCGAACTGTTGAAACATTTCGGCAGTGCGCGTGCTGTTGAGTCTGCGAGTATTGAAGAAATCGCAAAAGTCTCTACTATTAGCCATAATCTAGCGCAAGAGATCTACCGTGCGCTTCACCCCGAATAG
- the pgsA gene encoding CDP-diacylglycerol--glycerol-3-phosphate 3-phosphatidyltransferase, translated as MNLPNILTLLRILLIPVFVVVYYWPSEHSRWIAAAIFAIAAFTDWLDGYLARKMNLVSGFGAFLDPVADKLMVAAALVIIVDTYSRALVDWPALLATPAIVIVGREIVISALREWMAEIGKRTQVAVSMIGKVKTALQMLAIFLLIGTDPSDSLVWIGVGALYIAALLTLWSMIVYLRAAWPYLKEGL; from the coding sequence ATGAATCTTCCAAATATTCTAACGCTGCTGCGAATTCTTCTGATTCCGGTATTTGTTGTTGTCTACTACTGGCCTAGTGAACATTCACGCTGGATTGCAGCAGCCATCTTCGCCATTGCTGCTTTCACTGATTGGCTGGATGGCTATCTAGCCAGAAAAATGAATCTTGTAAGCGGCTTTGGTGCCTTCTTAGATCCGGTCGCAGATAAACTGATGGTAGCTGCGGCTCTTGTCATTATTGTTGATACCTACAGTCGTGCCTTGGTCGATTGGCCTGCACTGCTTGCTACCCCGGCAATTGTGATTGTGGGGCGTGAGATCGTAATCTCAGCACTTCGCGAATGGATGGCGGAGATTGGTAAACGCACGCAAGTAGCTGTTTCCATGATTGGTAAGGTTAAAACCGCACTTCAGATGCTCGCTATATTCCTTCTAATTGGCACCGATCCGAGTGATAGCCTAGTCTGGATTGGGGTAGGGGCGCTCTACATTGCTGCACTTCTTACGCTCTGGTCTATGATTGTCTATCTGCGAGCCGCTTGGCCCTATTTGAAAGAGGGACTTTGA
- a CDS encoding excinuclease ABC subunit C has protein sequence MALMTKRQMLEAEAEQRAARTTRHPMMSDTDINYILMNGAQIALSKMKRAEAYDDRLYYHAQISAYLEVSLSRGAAITDDTRDDLNRLYEEATHLYMEARRQHSKVEA, from the coding sequence ATGGCTTTGATGACTAAACGTCAAATGTTAGAGGCTGAAGCGGAACAGCGTGCCGCAAGGACAACTCGCCATCCGATGATGTCTGATACTGATATCAACTACATTCTTATGAACGGCGCGCAGATAGCGTTAAGCAAGATGAAGCGTGCTGAAGCTTATGATGATCGCCTCTACTATCACGCTCAGATTAGCGCCTATCTTGAGGTGTCGCTCTCTCGCGGTGCTGCAATTACTGATGATACTCGTGATGATCTAAACCGACTCTATGAAGAGGCGACACATCTATATATGGAGGCGCGTCGTCAACACTCGAAGGTAGAGGCGTAA